A single window of Polyodon spathula isolate WHYD16114869_AA chromosome 2, ASM1765450v1, whole genome shotgun sequence DNA harbors:
- the shtn2 gene encoding shootin-1 has translation MLKRMSQALMPMITELPEHLEEMTLKAQASSDPATESIQQYQKQIKDLQDTIDKLLNEKMQLSSQVKELQVKIFKLTDELTAERQERESLVKSLHHNNKTMKRLSRVSQLVSQEYNEVSMKLELEQDLRQHAEVFAHRMLVRQKEASRQSMILLQSAEPSQQLLEALNKGAELNKTLEELKLQHEIRVKELQAQLEESALQKELSRVKVALDLSVEDKQEAETQLSQAQLTIIQLQEEVKQMKDALKLAESHSASGMNQSEKNTPAPLEELMNRRRKGQANPRATTTQPTLLDVKSKAVNEMMERIKNGIILKPTQRNTQDVAVDDSSNSDWNTKNSMKKPVKRRSCRRISRRIPDQELIAILQRRRRAMEDGPVSSETKPLATRQGENQPENTAPSDSKVLSWGAGTSNAPVLRRLRQTRANRDSRIRASESTAWWNS, from the exons ATGCTGAAACGGATGAGCCAGGCACTGATGCCAATGATCACAGAGCTTCCTGAGCACCTGGAGGAGATGACACTGAAGGCACAGGCCAGCAGCGACCCTGCCACTGAATCCATCCAGCAATACCAGAAGCAGATCAAAG ACCTTCAAGACACTATCGACAAACTGCTGAATGAGAAGATGCAGCTATCGAGTCAGGTGAAGGAACTGCAAGTCAAGATTTTCAAACTGACAGATGAG CTCACAGCAGAGAGGCAGGAGAGAGAGTCCCTGGTGAAGAGTTTGCACCACAACAACAAGACCATGAAGAGGCTGAGCAGAG TGTCCCAGCTGGTGTCCCAGGAGTATAATGAGGTGTCCATGAAGCTGGAGCTTGAGCAGGATCTCCGGCAGCACGCAGAGGTCTTCGCTCACAGA ATGCTGGTGCGTCAGAAGGAGGCGTCCCGCCAGAGCATGATTCTGCTGCAGAGCGCTGAGCCCAGCCAGCAGCTCCTGGAGGCTCTAAACAAGGGGGCCGAGTTGAACAAGACCCTGGAGGAGCTGAAACTGCAGCACGAGATCAGG gtgaaggaGCTGCAGGCTCAGTTGGAGGAGAGTGCTCTGCAGAAGGAACTAAGCAGAGTGAAGGTGGCACTGGATCTCAGTGTAGAGGATAAGCAGGAAGCTGAGACCCAGCTGAGCCAAGCCCAGCTCACCATCATCCAGTTGCAGGAGGAAG ttaaACAGATGAAAGATGCACTAAAACTGGCTGAATCTCATTCTGCATCAGGAATGAACCAATCAGAGAAAAATACACCTGC CCCTCTTGAAGAACTCATGAACCGCAGGAGGAAGGGCCAGGCGAACCCCCGAGCTACAACCA CACAGCCAACTCTTCTGGATGTCAAATCCAAGGCTGTGAACGAGATGATGGAGCGGATCAAGAATGGGATTATTCTGAAACCTACACAGAGGAACACACAG GACGTCGCTGTTGATGACAGTAGCAACAGTGATTGGAACACAAAG AACTCCATGAAGAAGCCGGTGAAGCGGAGGTCGTGCCGGAGGATCAGCCGAAGGATCCCTGACCAGGAGCTGATTGCGATCctgcagaggaggaggagagctaTGGAGGACGGGCCAGTTTCCAGCGAGACAAAGCCCCTAGCCACAAGACAGGGGGAGAACCAGCCGGAGAACACTGCACCATCAG ACTCAAAGGTCTTGTCCTGGGGTGCAGGGACCAGCAACGCTCCGGTCCTGCGCCGGCTGAGACAGACAAGAGCAAACCGGGATTCCAGGATCAGAGCCTCTGAGAGCACCGCCTGGTGGAACAGTTAG
- the ankrd53 gene encoding ankyrin repeat domain-containing protein 53: protein MASSMGTPRQRLVMCRTAESDMFEAVLAGDLFFLQYTLKKVTSITVMDKQGYTVLHLAAMQASLDCMKLLVEQQHMDVNILSAAGSRPIHLVISKNNGVRAFNCLKYLIQHGAWVNVENQERETPLHKAACEGMLDCITLLVESGADPRAQDCRGNTPLQNTKLWGHQACGRYLKDVMWKKDKAEQAQELNTLNHLKCKILKSEIDKAEEYTKKKEQVNQLKFESWIDQKGFSDKLKTIRVPGNRTLPGPCSLTKGSKGTIPTEMLPGSFAGKESWKKITSMKQPKADKKAKQMGHPAEKAQQVEPVTAGNVPFMAPKEPWNLSTNPASPLVTEISRPSGVRLGTHPESLEQRDFREFLCLSQGRDGHVQIQTLRGDKVLPAPRLPLEVLKKSLFPGDHLGRIQIPQDFHSRHILDLQRRRRPSQEQEVWSEMAMHLSETLEPGRY, encoded by the exons AT GGCCTCCAGCATGGGGACTCCCAGGCAGCGCCTGGTCATGTGCAGGACAGCTGAAAGCGACATGTTCGAGGCGGTTCTAGCCGGGGACCTGTTCTTTCTCCAGTACACTTTGAAGAAGGTCACATCCATCACAGTGATGGACAAACAA GGCTACACGGTGCTGCACCTGGCTGCGATGCAAGCCTCGCTGGACTGCATGAAGCTCCTCGTGGAGCAGCAGCACATGGACGTGAACATTCTCAGTGCCGCAGGGAGTAGACCCATCCACCTGGTTATCAGCAAGAACAACGGGGTCCGCGCTTTCAACTGCCTGAAGTACCTTATCCAGCATGGAGCCTGGGTCAATGT TGAGAACCAAGAGCGTGAGACGCCCCTACACAAGGCTGCCTGCGAGGGGATGCTGGACTGTATCACCCTGCTGGTGGAGTCAGGGGCCGACCCCAGAGCCCAGGACTGCCGAGGGAACACACCCCTCCAGAACACCAAGCTCTGGGGGCACCAGGCCTGTGGAAG GTATTTGAAGGATGTCATGTGGAAGAAAGACAAGGCGGAACAGGCTCAAGAGCTCAACACCCTCAACCACCTCAAATGCAAGATTCTGAAAAGTGAAATAGACAAGGCAGAGGAATACACA aagaaaaaagaacaagTCAACCAGTTGAAGTTTGAGAGCTGGATCGACCAGAAGGGCTTTTCAGACAAGTTGAAAACCATCAGGGTCCCTGGGAACAGAACCCTCCCTGGTCCCTGCTCCCTCACTAAAGGGTCGAAGGGCACAATTCCCACTGAAATGCTGCCTGGGAGTTTTGCTGGAAAGGAGTCCTGGAAGAAAATTACCAGCATGAAGCAGCCCAAAGCAGATAAAAAGGCAAAACAGATGGGACATCCAGCGGAAAAAGCACAGCAGGTAGAACCGGTCACAGCAGGGAATGTGCCCTTCATGGCCCCCAAAGAGCCCTGGAACCTCAGCACCAATCCCGCCAGCCCCCTTGTCACAGAGATCAGCCGTCCCTCTGGGGTCAGACTGGGCACACACCCTGAGAGTCTGGAACAGCGTGACTTCAGGGAGTTCCTGTGCCTCTCGCAGGGGAGGGATGGCCACGTGCAGATCCAAACACTCCGAGGAGACAAGGTCTTGCCTGCGCCCAGACTGCCCCTGGAGGTGCTGAAGAAGAGCCTCTTCCCTGGAGACCACCTCGGCAGGATCCAGATCCCACAGGATTTCCACTCCAGACACATCCTTGACCTCCAGAGGAGACGTCGCCCCAGCCAAGAGCAGGAGGTCTGGTCAGAGATGGCAATGCATCTCTCTGAAACGCTGGAGCCTGGACGGTACTAG